Part of the Mauremys reevesii isolate NIE-2019 linkage group 4, ASM1616193v1, whole genome shotgun sequence genome is shown below.
CAGCCGAAGGGCCCCGCTCCTGCCCAGGGGACCACGAATGTGGACACCTATGCAGAGCTCCACCTAAGTCAGGGTCTGACTGTGGTCATGGGTCCAGCTGGGTGGTTCTCCTTGCAGGATCGGGACCACAGAGATTAGTTTGAGCCTAGAACTCCATTTCTTAAGTACAGTGCAACAAATTGTTTCACCTGCTTAGTTGTTGCATCTCTAGTAACGTGATGTACTACAGTGTTGCAACTCTTGTATTTTTAAAAGCTGTAGATATCCAGCCAGCCTGCCTTGGATTGTATTGTGGGAGAACAGTACAATATATAAATGCGTCAACTGAAATCTATGGCGACTGTGGGGTAAGTGTTGAATTCTGACAAGACTCTTGAATTTGTGAAAGAGATCTAGGGCCTGATCTTGGCCTGTGATGTGTTTTTCTTCTGTGTCACATGCATAGGAGGCATAAATAGTCTAAACCATCTGTACGGGAGTCCTATGATAGGGGAATTCCAAGGTGGTATAGCAGGTAGTATGCCTTTCCCATGCCTTCCTTATTTCCTTTGAGATtggagggtgctgagggagggaagctggggcGCATTGTGCTCTGGCAGTGCCTGGTTGGGAATTTCCAAGGCTGAAGCTGATGCTCTAAGTTGCATGAGGCTGGAATCTGGAGCATAAAGGTCATGTACAATTCAGACTGCATTAGATGGTGGTGATTATATTTCTGTGGTGCATAGGAGTCTTAGTCATTGCctaggaccctattgtgctaggcgctgtacaaaccaGACCAAAAAGACAGTTACTGCCTCCACGAGTTTGCCATCTAAGtataagtaaggctaagattttatcaCGGTTATTTTTGGTAAATGTCACAAACAGGTCACTGGCAATAAAAATCTAACGGAGCTGTgacctcatagactttaaggtcagaagggaccattatgatcatctagttcgacctcctgcacaacgcaggccacagaatctcacccccctctcccccactcctgtaacaaacccctaacctatgtctgagttactgaagtcctcaaattgtggtttaaagacctcaaggtgcagagaatcctccagcaagtgacccatgccccatgctgcggaggaaggtgaaaaacctccagggcctctgccttctgttctccggatcagctctagttacaggcctgtctgttcttctcagtaaggagtcctcaatcacgtagacctggcttttcctggtgatggtgcaattctccggtctatcccctgttccctctggctgcaagtcctcttgattcctattgtcccttgcaatcctccgcaacccatcccatatcctcctggggctcatgtttggtgttatctccattgactgtTCCCCTCTTCctctaggactagctgctcttctcttcttccttgccctcccacctccagtgaccacctgctgtgccccttcttcattttccaactccgcaaacctgttcctgagctcaatttctccttcactagcctgtcttttcttctccctggttctcttagtcacatgcttccactgtccactttcctcacccagcagtctcccctcagaattctttggtcttgcttccatctgcaagtctgagcttttcccttcagcctcctcatgtctttgctccattaTCTGCATGagcccccttctaaactcaaccagagtttccacctgtatctccagtcctcggatcttttcttccatcagctctatcaggcggcacttcatgcagacaaaactcttttcaggtaccgtctccaggatcatgtacatgccgcaacTTCCACATctagtcatcttcattgtgtcttccactgctgcctctgtatcagtcatagccttcccacctaaaacctgttagtctgggaaacacaaaccaaaccaaacccccaaCGGGCgccagaacactggcagaacgCCACAcgctcccttcactagcctgtctattcctctgcctagctctcttagtcttccccgcaaactcccactgaaactcccgtttacagctctgttttctGGCTCCTGTATTGCTGCAGCTGTCCGTTACgttactaaaaataaccagggggcagggctaggtATGGGGGAGGACTGGAGTCCCATGGCGGGAGGACTGACAGGTCGAGTCCCCCGCCATGGCAGGGAGCACAGCCCTGGCTCTAGCAGTCGCAGTGGGGAGGCACAGCCATGGGgggggccacacagccctgactccagagctggctgcagctgcagcacagtGGTGCGAGGCCCCAATTACAGCCCCCGCTGCAGCCTCCGTTGAGCCTGGGATGCCGTGGGGCTGGGGCACGCAGTCCCAACTGTAGCCTCCATCGAGCCCAGGATGCCATGGGGCTAGGGCACATGGCCCCGGCGGAAGCCACAGggttggggctgcagggtcctggttccagccagccccagttgcagggcaggggcgcaCAGTCCTGCCTCCTCCTCAAGCCCTAAAGTCACAGAGGTCCGGTGAAATAAcggaatccatgacctctgtgactaaatcgtagccttaagtATAAGATAAGCGACAACAGATTGATACAGACAAACAGATGGGAGtgcaaggaaactgaggcagcactgATCAGCATGCTAGTCAATGGTCTTGACAAAAAAAGTCAGGCCACGTGGTGTGTGAAGTTTTTTGATAGGTATCCCAGTAAAGGGGAgtttttaaggagggatttgaaggaagatgtttacagggagctcctaaGCAtaaggggcagcaggggaggaagcaCACAGGTGTTTGAAGATTTACCAAGTTGCCGATGGAGACTGGCATCTTAGGCCCATCAGAGGAGGGAGCAGACATCTCGATAGCGAATaagagctggggaaaggctgtGAGGGGCCTTGAAACACAAGTAGCTGATGTTTGGTGTGATAGAGAAGGGGGAACCAAGGAAGAGATGCCAAGAGAGGGGTGACATAGTCAAATGACATGCTTGGCAAATCATCTTAGTGGCAGCAGCAGCGTTTTGAATAGGTATAAGACATTGTATCAAGACGAGAAAAAGATGTTGCAGGAATCAAGACATGAGATAACGGGGACCCGGTTAAGCATTCTACCCGTGTGAATTGATGGAAAGGGCCATGTCTTAGAGATGTTATGTAGAAAAAAATCAGCAAGCTTGAGGCACAGCCTAGCTGTGAAGACCTAGAggagtggttcccaaactttttactaaGGCGACCCACCAAatgcattttgtctttttttgtgaCTCACCTAGGGTCCAAATTCATGGAGGGAAGAAGCCAAAAATCATTCGCCaatgtccttctcctcctctttgcCCTGTTGAGGGGGCACCAACCACCTGTAGCATCACTTTCCACCCATCACTGCAACCCTAACACTGGTGCAGAGAGGAGGCCCCAGAGTGGGGAACAGAGGGACCCTGGAGAGAGAGCCTGCTCTGCACTCACCCTACAGTGGTGGCTCCTGTCCAGTGGAGCAGGGCCTGGGTCCCTGCAGCCTAGTGCATGGGATTGCAATGGCACTCAAGTTTGGCTTGGCTGCCCCTTCaggcctgagtggtgctgcaaccccaTGCATGAGGTCACAATGATCAGGCCCAGACTCTGCAGGACAGGAGCCCCCACTGCAAGATGAGTGAGGTGTGGGCTCATTCTTCAACTCTCCTCCCTGCATGGTGCTTGGGATCCACTGGTGGGTTGGGAcccactgtttgggaaacattgaCTTAGAGAGAGGTCTGAGTCAAAGAGGACATCCAGGTTATGGGCTTGAGTGCCAGGTGTGATGGTGGCATTTTTCCCAGTGATCGAGAAGGTAGGTAGGGGAAGCTTGGAGGAGAAGATTGAGCTCTGTTATAACCATGTTGAGCTTGATGGCTAGACCTCTACAAGGAGATCtcagagacaggctgagattttagtttggacaggaGTCTGGTCTGGAATGGAGACATGGAGTGGAGAGGTAGATCTGTGAGTCATTGGTatagagatggtagttgaatttgtgtttgcctTACCTCTGGGTAATCTCAAtagcaaagagagagaagaaaaggggaccaaggacagagcTCTGTGGAACCACATCCCCCCCATCCCAAAgctggagggagaaggaggatgCTCTGAAGGAGCCATTAGAAAGGTCGGAGGAGAACCAGGAGTGTAGAGAGTCATGGATGCCAGGgaaggacaagatttcaagaggAGCACAGTCGACTAAGTGACAGACAGGTCAAGGAGGATGAGTACTGGTTTTGAGCTTTAAGgaagaggtcattagagactttgTCGAGAGCAGTTTCAGTGGAGTGCAAGGAGTGGTAGCTAGATTGGAGAGGGTCTAGAATGGAATTGGAGGAGGAGAACTCCAGGCAATGATAAACAGTGCATGCAATGAGCTTAGAGATGAAAGGGAGATGGGGCAGTAGTTAATGAGACAAGCAGGGTTAAAGATGGGTGGGATTTTATACGATGCGAGAGACACGTTTGTACTTTGAGGGGAACAAGCCAGATGAAAGTGAGAGTAAGGGATGGAATTGAGAGTGGGACAAGTTTGCTCAGGGGATGGAAACGTTGGGGCAAGTGGAGGGCTGAGGGATTGAACCTCCTTTAATTAGATACATTTGTCAGCCCACACGCTCCCTTTAACTGGACTCCCAACAAAACAATCAGTTATTGGGTTTTCAAGCACTTGTAAATAGAGTTTTGTGGTGCTGTTTTTGTAGGTTTGTCCGAGAGGACAGCGAACAGATGGTGATAAAATCTGTCGGGAGTGTACAGGATCTCCAGGGCATTATGACTGGCTATACCTTGGCTTTATGGCCATGCTTCCGTTGATTTTGCACTGGTTCTTCATTGAATGGTATTCAGGGAAAAAGAGGTTAGTaatctttttatttaatttaaaaacaaaaaggcccACCATAAATGTGTATCATTCATATGAGAAGGCAAATCGAGTTGTGCTAAAGGAGTCATGCTATTAGGCAGGCAGATACACAGGCTGCTAATTTTATGGGAACACCATGTGCTTATGGATTTATTAATTTTCATCTTAGATCTGCAATAATTACCGGGGCACAGTTCCTCCCAGATGGTCACAATGCCCAGGAAATTCTCTATACCCAACTACTTGTTCGAAATGCATTGAAGGAATCTTCACTGGTGTAGAAGGGAACGCTCACCTATGGCAGATTTTGGCCTAAACAGTATTACTACACCTTTATAACCCCTGACAAGAAGATACTTAGGTGATAATGCTGACATAACCTTTACTGTAGTATCATAGGTTTTGAATGCACTTCATAACAGACTTATTAAAGAACATGGCTGTGTCCTGTAATTTCATGCTGtataaatattttacaaatgCCTGTTCAAAGTGGTGTGAAAACAGTATACTAAACACTTCATGTTTCATACTATAAACTCTCAACCCACTAAAATGTCATTTTAACATGAGCTTTCAGCTCCAGTCAGAGTTTCATGCATCTGATTTAAAATGTTtgcccttttatttaaaaaacatatgTGGCAAGTTACTATGAAAATGAAAACTACCATTTATAAAAAATAGGTAACTTGGAAGTGAATGCCTTGGAGATATCAAGAGTGGTGCTTGGTTCTCACTTTGCCAGTGAATTAGGCACAGGGCTTTATAATGTTGCAATACTTAATATATAGTTTTGCTGAACAAAAAATATTCTTTCCGTGTTGTAGGAAGTTGTATAACTCTCACCTGCCTTGCATATTTTATCTTAGTTTTTGCTAGACAAATGTGGTGTGAATGTTAATTTCAGAGGTTTAGATGAAGTACAGCTGCACTTGTGCACTAAATAGTGTGACTCAGATAAATAAGAGATCATTTTCAGTGTCATGCTTACTTCAGTCTTCATGTTGTAATAACTGTGTGGCTTTGGCCTATCTTTCATAGTGAATTTAAACACAATAGACAGTTTAGAATTGAAAGAGTCTTTGTACTTAGTATTTGATATTTTTTCCCTGTCGATAATCCAGTGGTATTAAAGAACCTTTTTCTTCCTCCCTCTACAGTTCCAGTGCATTGTTTCAGCATCTTACTGCCTTATTCGAATGCAGTGTTGCAGCAATAGTTACACTGCTTGTGAGTGATCCAGTAGGTTTTCTGTATATCCGTTCTTGCAAGGTAGTGATGCTTTCTGACTGGTATACGATGCTTTACAACCCAAGTCCTGATTACATTACAACTGTACACTGTACTCATGAAGCTGTCTATCCTCTGTGAgtataaagtattttaaaaaaatgctatttcACCATATGTATTTCAGGAATTTATAAAATGTTGGGTTATGGTACATTTAACCCTGAAATGTGGTCGTATTCTGCTAAGTTAGTACTTGTAAGAAAGGAAATCTGCTTGCCAAAATGTACTTCATGTGCCCTGGATTCAGGAGAGCATCCCTATCCAGagaagcacttaagcacatgcttaactgtaagcatgtgctcaagtgctGTCTTGAATTGGGGGCTGTGTTTATATGGCACTTTAAAGATGGAGTCCTGTAAGTGCTTATTAATTTTTATTGGCCCTTGTGTGAGAAATGGAAGGTCCTAGTGGTAGTCTAGACTTCAGTTTATTTGTGAATTTGCTTGTCTAACAGCAGCTTATACTAACTATGGGTGAACATCATTTTGCCAGGTATTGGTAGAAATACATACTTTAAATTCTAAAGTTTGTATAGCTTTCAGCCAGAGGTAGAGATAGAAAAGCTTTATACTGAGTGCTGTTCTAGATGAAATGAGGATAGATCACGGACATCAGCTTAATCTAACCTTAGTCTGAAATATAGCCATATGCCActaattgaagaaaaaaatcagaacattcaCAACCCTTCAGAAACCCTCAGTCAATCTTTCATCTGGTAGAGTGCatcaattttcctttcttctgCTTATAATGTTTTTTCACAACTGTTTAAATGATTGTGACTTCTTTAGAAATTCCGCTTTGAAGGTGCAGAATGTGAAAGGGCTTATCTAACCCAGACCAGTGGGCTATCAAAACCCCTTTGAAGTCTTGTGACTCACTGAGCTTTCTTTTTTGTGCTGCTTCTTTAAAGCACCAGCATACTGAATCATAATAAACCACCAAGCCAACAATCTCTGACTGTAGCTTTACTGGCAGCATTTTTGCATATTGCAGCATGCTGGCTCTTTGGAGGAAATTCTACATATGTCCTAGGTAGTTTCACAAAGAACTCAAGTAATCTTACAATGGAGAGTAGCAACCTGTCCTTTGTAACATCTCCTAAATGAGTGTCACAACAAGCAGCCACGCAAGGGAGACTGACTGTTCATGAGGGTTTAGGAGTACAGAGAATCTGTAACAGTGAACTTTGATATATCTTCATTACACTTCAGGACAGAGAAGTAAGGAACACATAGAGATTTGGATAACCTTTCAGAACTAACCTACATGTTGCTTTCACTTCCCTTGAAGGCGGAGTGGTCTAGAGAGAGTGCTGTACTATGAGTCAGGAAACCTGCAGTTTGCTCCCACCGCCTTGTGGTGTGACCTGTGGCAAGTCAGCTGAGCTCTCTGTGCCCCTGtttttccctcccaccctctgtaTAGATTGTAAGCTTGCCTAACACGAGGCATCCTAGGTCTGTTAAAGCCTGTAGTtactactgcaatgcaaatagtAAGTATCTTTTCCTTTACAGATACACCATTGTATTTATATACTATGCCTTCTGTCTGGTGTTGATGATGCTGCTCCGACCTCTCCTGGTTAAGAAGATTGCCTGTGGGTTAGGAAAGTCAGATCGATTTAAAAGTATTTATGCAGCACTTTACTTCTTCCCTATTCTAACTGTACTTCAAGCAGTTGGAGGAGGCCTGCTCTGTAAGTGTCTGtgcgtgggtttttttttatgtatGTCCTTAACAAAAACAACACCTTGCTCAGTGGACAAAGTATGTCCTTTTTTGCTTTGCTATGCTAAAACTATTGCATTAAATGTATAAAGAAACAATCATCAAAATTACCTTTATTGTTTAAATATCCACCCCCAGTGCTATTATAAAATTAATTACTCCACACAGCCATCTATTACATGAAGAAGCCTgtcccccttccctctgcccacACACACTTCTTGGGAAAACACTGACAAATCATGGAGCTGGTGTTGTAAATCAAAAGTAGGGTTCCTTAGCCAATCAACTTGGAGCTGCCTTAGCAGAGCATGGCAGTGCGTTAAGTGTACTGTCCGTCTAGCTAAGATACCTATTTGCCTGCATACATACTGGTTTAAAACCACAGATGACTTTCAGACCTCCCCAAAGCAGCATTGGCCTCGCTCCCTAGATAGTAGGAATGCTGTTCCAAGCTTCAGTGCAGTTCTGTACATTTAGCCTTCcagaaggaaatattttaaataaaaggcaaGAATTAGCAAATGCTGAGGAATGCATTTGGAAAGCAGTAACAATGGGAGTCTAGAGAACACTCAAACGCAGTCAGCAGCTCAAGAGAAAATTATTATTGTCCTAAATTATTCTAAAAGCTGTTTGCCTGTGCAAATAGAAGAATTCAGAGCCTGGTTGTCAGATGCATTCAATgtatctgaaaatcaagccctcgTTCACTTACAGCCAAATTGAGCGCTCTTGTGAAACCTGTAGACAGCCGCAGGGGAAGAGATCAGGGAAGCTGAGGACTGCCTCAAACTTGCTTACTATCTTCCTCCTTTTTAAGGGGGTTTGTGGCTTCCAGACCTTGAGGAATCCATGAGGAGAGGCAGCCTCATGTGCTATTTCCCCCCTCCTGGGCACATGGTTCTGTGCCTTGTCTTGTACCCCTCAAAGAGGCGGGTGTGGACTGGAAGCTTATGCTGCATCTTAGTGGTATTAACTTAATCTATCTTTTCCAGCAGAAATACCTCTGGTTTCAGGAGGGGTGGAAGCAAACTGGAAAATTTAGCTGGTCTtaggcccttccccctcccctgtctCGAGTCCCAGCCTTATGCTATAAGCACAATGTGTGGGCTCCTATGTGAAGGCAGCATGTCACCATGCCGTCACTCAGCATGCAAGCTCCCATTCCAGCGCTTATGGGTGCTCTTCTGTCCACTTTTCTATTCACATTTGTGCTTTAGCTGTGGAGGGGGGAGCTAAAGGGCTATTAAACTTCAGTGATGCGTGTTAAAATGTACAATACCTAATTAGAAATAGTATATGAGAGGTCTATTAAagcatgaatgatgtggagaaagtgaataaggaattatttaccccttcacgtaacacaagaaccagaaatcacccaatgaaattaataggcagcaggtttaaaacaaaaaaaggaagcatttcttcacacagttcACAGGcaatctgtggaacttgttgctggggatggggtgaaggtcaaaactataactaggtttaaaaaagaattagataaagtcggggaggataggtccattgagGGGTGttagccaacatggtcagggacATAATCCCACGCTCTGGGTGTCtgtaaacctctgactgccagaagctgggactagacaacaTGGGATGTATCACACAATGAATTGCCCTGTTCTGATAGTGTCCAGTGCCAGATGCATTAGAGAGAATGAacggaaggcaggatactgggctagatggatcattaaTCTGAcctagtgtggccattcttatgtagaaATATGATCCTTTGGGCCTCGGAGGAGATGGATTTTGAAACCTCTAGACCAGTGATGCTCAAacttcagtggttcaggagccaaattagtgatcagcattccccaaaagagccacagtagtgtgaatttatatccaaaaactaaatgaaatatttaggtTTTGGATAtaaattattctcacagcaaataagttGTTAACCTAGTagaagcatcctgattggttaataattaaaccgcaccgtgttttaatatcatgagCTGCAGGatacacattaaagagccacttgcggctCATGAGCCACAATCTAAGTATTACTGCTCTAGAAGGTCAAAAAGTAAACTTCCATGCTTGTCTATCACTCATTCATACTGTAATGCATGATTGTTAAATTTCAAACCCATGGGCTAAAGTAGCCTGGACTGATTCAGTGGGACAGTTACATACATAGCAGTAGTTAGTGTCTTCTGCTGAAATGTACTTAATGTGGTGGTGTGTTTCCCTCCCCCTAATACATGCAATGTTTGCCTTTAGATTATGCATTCCCATATATTATACTGGTGTTATCTTTGGTTACCCTGGCTGTGTACATGTCTGCTTCTGAAGTAGAGGTAGGTAGAAATGTCTCTTCTGTTCtagattttaaaatttaattttgtcAGCAGAGGCTCAAGGGAGGCCTGAGAAGTAAGATGAGGAACACttctagaatatcagggttggaagggacctcaggaggtatctagtccatccccctactcaaagcaggaccaatccccagacagatttttgccccagatccctaaatggccccctcaaggattgaactcacaaccctgggctatgctcaaaccactgagttatccctcccctctTTGTTAATGCATTATCAGATATCTCTGGCCTATGCTACAATATCTTCTGGAGTACTGACTTGAGTGGAGACTGCTAGCTTGCCTTTCCTCATGTATTTGTCTATACTCTTGTGCTTATTCTGGGAATAAGCTTTTTTCATTTTTGGCATATGAGTCCAGCTCAAGGAAACTAGCATGAACTGGTGGTCCTTGATGCAACTCCCTCTCCCAAGGAGGACTAGGGAAAGATCATATAGAGTGACTAGAGTCAAATCATCATTCTCCAGACCAACAGATTTTATATATAATGCCTCCCCTTGCACTGTGCACAACCTCTCACTTACGTGTCAGATACAATGTAGGTGTGAAAACATTAACAACGCTTTTTCTTTTACAAGACTTTCAAAGATCTTCTTGTCAGGAAGAAAAGGCTTGTCGTTCTTTCTAGCCACTGGTTACTGCACGCCTATGGAATCATCTCTATTTCCAAACTGGAGAGACTTGGCCAGGATCTACCACTGTTGGCTTTGGTACCTGCACCTGCCCTCTTTTACTTACTTACTGCAAAGTACACTGAACCTTCGCGCATCCTTTCGGAAGGAGCAAATGGACATTAAATGTAACTTGTGCCCACGCCCCAGTGAAACTTGTCCCAGTAATATGGATTAAAGAATTTCAGTGCTTGTTATGCCCTTCAGCTCTTCTTAGACTAAAGTTGTCAATTCTGTACAAGACGTTTTCTGGGTAAAACATCGTATAGAATCTAAGAGTAAGACTACGTAATCTTAGCTTCTCTAACTTCATGAAGGGCTTGTAAAAAATCAAAGTGGATAATGTCTTAATCTATATACATTTTTCACTATGTATAAATACTGGTGGCACATACCTTGTAATATTTTTTTgtaccttatttatttatttcataatGCCGTATATTAGCATCTGTTTGAATAAAGTAGCAAAATAGAGCTGTGGTTTTCTGGTAAAGTGTCTGGCTTCTGTCACCCCCTCACTTGGAACTACCGTCTCCCTAAAAATAAGAAGTTTGTGGAGAACACTCAGTGTCTAAAATTGCAGATGTAGTTATGTACTAGTATTTAACTCTCACTAGAACCCCCTCCCTTACTCCTGCTACAGCCTCTTATTAACCTGCAGACCAATACAATTTAGATCTTAAAACACAAGCAAGGAAATGTACAGAATGGTCAGAGTAGGATTGTTCTCTACAGTACACTTCTTACTGCATTTTTCAGTCTGGTTTGAGATGTGCTGACTGTACAATCTTCCATCTGGAGCCTATTTAAGAGTACTATCCCTTCCACTCAGGCAGTTTTCCCAATACTCTGCCTGCATACTCCTATGCAGGAATTGGTCCGCTTTCTAGCCAACAACTGTTAGCAAACTGTCTGCCATAAAACATGTGATTGCCAAGCAATGAAGGCGCCTGAATGGTGGAGACTTCTCCATGCCTTTCACCCTTGTTCAAAACTGTTGGGTTTTGGCACAATTAAATAAATGTGTCTGTTTGTTGGTTTTGCTTTGGTGTACATTCAATCAGACTGAAAGCTTGGGCCACCACTAACATTGTAAAGGTGAGAAATATGCTGGGTGGCAGCCACTGACCTGcagtagttagagcagggggactgtaGGCTATGACACTAGCATCAAGCttttacacagacagacagacagaaagggCAGAGAAGAAATGAGGTTGCTGTCCCATTAAGTGTATATGTGCAGCTCTTCTCTAATGCTCTCCTAGTATTACTTTTACATGTAACATGCTAGAATGGAGGTATTCACAAGAGGCGTGTTAGCATAAGAAAGGCTGACAGTATGAAACAGACTGAGAACCATCATCCTACAACACTTAAATGATCATTAATCCACAAAGGGAAGTCACATGGTAACCAACATAGCCTCTAACTGCTTCAGATCTAAAAATATGAGAGCCATTTCCCAAGGATATTTTGACCAGCCAGCTCTTTTTGGACAAGTTGACCAGTGACCTGGTTTTAAAGCTTGAGCCTATGGAAGTAAAGAGGGCAGAGAAGGATAAAAATGTACTGATCATGGTATACCCTGGTATAACAGCGTGTTTGTTTAAGAGTCACAGTaatatgttgtgtgttctattaCCCAATTAGGCTGTGGGGAATTGGGGAGCAGCTTGAGAGCTTACCTCTCAAAGCAAAGCTGGGCTAGTTAAAGGAGACAATACTGTGGAACATGCAGATAACTCAAAAAGTATTTGTTTTGGACTCTGCACCAGCTTTCCTGCCTCCAGATGTCACTGTTCCTTGTTCAGATGCAAACTATGTAGTAGTCTCTCTTACTACAAGATTTAGGATTTTTGTCCTAATATTATTGTCTAACTGGAAAATTAGATCCACTATTTCAAAAAGGACTTCTACAATGGTACACACGAAAACACATTTGAGTGTGAAAATAGGCAATTGCTTAATGAGATTGGGTACACCTATCTGTTTGCATACAAACGTTCCCATTTTTTATGTACCCAAATCCAtaaggcacttctgaaaatatggCCCTGATAGATATATGCATTAAAATACCAACTCCCAGAGCTAGTATTGGAAcagacttttatttaaaaaaaaaaaaaagtgttctgtgCACAGTCTTGTACCTGTATTTTCAGATTCAATTACTGGGATTGCACATGCACTTTGAGTGACTGGGTTTCTGGACCAACTGCAATGTACATTTGCATGCACAGCTATGGTAATGACAACAGAGCAATTGCATATTCATTTCTGTTCATGG
Proteins encoded:
- the LOC120404157 gene encoding JNK1/MAPK8-associated membrane protein isoform X3, giving the protein MVAFFPVIEKVCPRGQRTDGDKICRECTGSPGHYDWLYLGFMAMLPLILHWFFIEWYSGKKSSSALFQHLTALFECSVAAIVTLLVSDPVGFLYIRSCKVVMLSDWYTMLYNPSPDYITTVHCTHEAVYPLYTIVFIYYAFCLVLMMLLRPLLVKKIACGLGKSDRFKSIYAALYFFPILTVLQAVGGGLLYYAFPYIILVLSLVTLAVYMSASEVETFKDLLVRKKRLVVLSSHWLLHAYGIISISKLERLGQDLPLLALVPAPALFYLLTAKYTEPSRILSEGANGH
- the LOC120404157 gene encoding JNK1/MAPK8-associated membrane protein isoform X1, whose protein sequence is MTVDIQPACLGLYCGRTVQYINASTEIYGDCGVCPRGQRTDGDKICRECTGSPGHYDWLYLGFMAMLPLILHWFFIEWYSGKKSSSALFQHLTALFECSVAAIVTLLVSDPVGFLYIRSCKVVMLSDWYTMLYNPSPDYITTVHCTHEAVYPLYTIVFIYYAFCLVLMMLLRPLLVKKIACGLGKSDRFKSIYAALYFFPILTVLQAVGGGLLYYAFPYIILVLSLVTLAVYMSASEVETFKDLLVRKKRLVVLSSHWLLHAYGIISISKLERLGQDLPLLALVPAPALFYLLTAKYTEPSRILSEGANGH
- the LOC120404157 gene encoding JNK1/MAPK8-associated membrane protein isoform X4, which produces MRQLKSMATVGSSALFQHLTALFECSVAAIVTLLVSDPVGFLYIRSCKVVMLSDWYTMLYNPSPDYITTVHCTHEAVYPLYTIVFIYYAFCLVLMMLLRPLLVKKIACGLGKSDRFKSIYAALYFFPILTVLQAVGGGLLYYAFPYIILVLSLVTLAVYMSASEVETFKDLLVRKKRLVVLSSHWLLHAYGIISISKLERLGQDLPLLALVPAPALFYLLTAKYTEPSRILSEGANGH
- the LOC120404157 gene encoding JNK1/MAPK8-associated membrane protein isoform X5, producing the protein MAMLPLILHWFFIEWYSGKKSSSALFQHLTALFECSVAAIVTLLVSDPVGFLYIRSCKVVMLSDWYTMLYNPSPDYITTVHCTHEAVYPLYTIVFIYYAFCLVLMMLLRPLLVKKIACGLGKSDRFKSIYAALYFFPILTVLQAVGGGLLYYAFPYIILVLSLVTLAVYMSASEVETFKDLLVRKKRLVVLSSHWLLHAYGIISISKLERLGQDLPLLALVPAPALFYLLTAKYTEPSRILSEGANGH
- the LOC120404157 gene encoding JNK1/MAPK8-associated membrane protein isoform X2, whose product is MNIQPACLGLYCGRTVQYINASTEIYGDCGVCPRGQRTDGDKICRECTGSPGHYDWLYLGFMAMLPLILHWFFIEWYSGKKSSSALFQHLTALFECSVAAIVTLLVSDPVGFLYIRSCKVVMLSDWYTMLYNPSPDYITTVHCTHEAVYPLYTIVFIYYAFCLVLMMLLRPLLVKKIACGLGKSDRFKSIYAALYFFPILTVLQAVGGGLLYYAFPYIILVLSLVTLAVYMSASEVETFKDLLVRKKRLVVLSSHWLLHAYGIISISKLERLGQDLPLLALVPAPALFYLLTAKYTEPSRILSEGANGH